In a single window of the Gadus macrocephalus chromosome 6, ASM3116895v1 genome:
- the LOC132460143 gene encoding zymogen granule membrane protein 16-like yields the protein MLSILLFAAAWVACLAQSNEFSSYSSAIGLGAGTPFSAKGEGSITGVKVWELPNSHITGIQLRHGANWGSVLGIVTTSELSMELFEGEAIVQVSGKFNPVDYIYQLTFRTNRGRSLIAGQPLQVSFNFYPKFARAELRMLSGRSNDKGITSLGAHWGIVNPRGNTGADQP from the exons ATGCTCTCTATCCTTTTGTTCGCTGCGGCGTGGGTTGCCTGCCTGGCACAAT CCAATGAGTTCTCCTCGTACTCTTCAGCCATCGGATTAGGGGCTGGAACTCCCTTCTCTGCCAAAGGAGAAGGAAGTATCACAGGCGTGAAAGTCTGGGAGCTTCCTAATAGTCACATAACTGG TATCCAGTTGCGTCATGGCGCCAACTGGGGCAGTGTTCTTGGTATTGTCACCACCAGTGAACTGAGCATGGAGCTATTTGAAGGAGAGGCCATTGTTCAG GTGTCTGGAAAATTCAACCCCGTGGACTACATCTATCAGTTAACTTTCAGGACCAACAGAGGGCGTTCTCTCATCGCAGGCCAGCCATTACAG GTGTCCTTTAACTTTTACCCCAAGTTTGCTAGGGCGGAGCTCCGGATGTTGAGTGGGCGGTCCAACGACAAAGGGATCACATCCCTTGGAGCCCATTGGGGGATAGTCAA